Genomic window (Rathayibacter sp. VKM Ac-2760):
CGGGGCCGGCGCCGCCCGTGATCGTCCTCAGCCGGTCGACGGAGTCCATCAGCTCGGTCTCCAGCTCGCTCGCCGTCGCGCGCGCCGCGACGGGCGGGGCGGCGTCCAGCCGGGAGAGCTCCAGGAGGTTCGTCGCCAGGCGGGACAGGCGGGCGAGGGACCCCTCGGCGGCGCGGATCTCCGTCGCGAGGGCGTCCGCGTCGCCGAAGTGCCGGTGCGCGAGTTCGAGCTGGGTGATGACGACGGCCAGCGGCGTGCGGATCTCGTGGCTGGCCGCGGACACCATCTGCCGCTCCCGATCCGCGGTGTCCCGCGTCCGGGCGATGAAGGCGTTCAGCGTCTCCGCCAGGTCCGACAGCTCATCGGCCGCCGGGCCGACGGGGAGCTCGCCGCCGTCCCGATCGCCGAGCGACGCGGCGGTGCGGCGCATCCGCTCGACCGGACGCAGAGCGGCGCCGGTCAGCAGCCACGCGGCGAGGGCGGACAGGATCACGAGGGCCGCGGCGCCGACGAGCAGCGTCCGGTCCAGGGCCGCGACGGTGAGGTCGCTGCCGGCGCCGCTGCGCGCCGCCCACAGCTCCCACGTGCCCGCACTCGTGTCCAGGGTCCGCGAGACGACCGTGAACCGCACGTCCTCGTCGGTGACCACCGTCGAGGTGCCGTCGCTGCCGCTGCTGCGCTCCAGGACCTCGTGGACGTCGTGCGGCATCGTGTCGACGGGCACCGCCCCGCCGGGAGCGCGCGTGAAGATCAGGAGCCCCTCGGCCGGCGGGTCGGGGGTCTCGGTCGGGT
Coding sequences:
- a CDS encoding HAMP domain-containing sensor histidine kinase; protein product: MTLLRALSIRSRITLGSLLVALIGVGVITLVLHGQFRSIVAASEVTLAEGDLAPYLADLRSDPTETPDPPAEGLLIFTRAPGGAVPVDTMPHDVHEVLERSSGSDGTSTVVTDEDVRFTVVSRTLDTSAGTWELWAARSGAGSDLTVAALDRTLLVGAAALVILSALAAWLLTGAALRPVERMRRTAASLGDRDGGELPVGPAADELSDLAETLNAFIARTRDTADRERQMVSAASHEIRTPLAVVITQLELAHRHFGDADALATEIRAAEGSLARLSRLATNLLELSRLDAAPPVAARATASELETELMDSVDRLRTITGGAGPDIELDTAIERADAPYPLSVSAFSRILDNLGANAIAATPPAGRITLLLQQHDSTLELRVEDTGHGIPEEFVPHAFERFSRPDEARTSRDGGSGLGLALVAALVDTADGSVTLENRRSGGVRVTIVLPER